A portion of the Microaerobacter geothermalis genome contains these proteins:
- a CDS encoding accessory gene regulator ArgB-like protein has protein sequence MIRNWSNKLAESIYSSSDRAYSVPVLAYGIQIVLSSLIKAALLLFIAWITSTFWTTLIAAFSFSVLRTFSGGVHCTTYGRCLGTSLLFFPFFGWLTIVSYPWYLKNEFVFFSLFFLYSLSVIWIWVPGKWDTKHLTHSDWTFKGRSVLLIFIIFSILYILPIESYTEVPVLLSVIMGWMFQLFTVTPAGYNTIGAIDKRFSKIFERRNIHA, from the coding sequence ATGATAAGAAATTGGTCCAATAAACTAGCCGAAAGTATTTATTCTTCATCGGACAGAGCATATTCTGTTCCGGTGTTGGCCTATGGAATTCAGATTGTTTTATCCTCGCTTATTAAAGCGGCGCTACTTTTATTTATTGCCTGGATAACAAGCACATTTTGGACAACCCTTATTGCGGCTTTCTCCTTTTCTGTTCTCCGCACCTTTTCCGGTGGGGTTCATTGTACCACTTATGGACGATGTTTAGGGACAAGCCTTCTTTTCTTCCCTTTTTTTGGCTGGCTGACAATAGTAAGCTACCCTTGGTACTTAAAAAATGAATTCGTTTTTTTCAGCCTTTTCTTCCTATATTCCCTTAGTGTCATCTGGATTTGGGTTCCTGGGAAATGGGATACCAAACATCTCACTCATTCAGATTGGACCTTTAAGGGAAGAAGTGTCCTCCTGATTTTCATAATATTCAGCATTTTATACATCTTGCCAATCGAATCCTATACAGAAGTTCCTGTGTTGTTGTCTGTCATCATGGGATGGATGTTTCAGCTTTTTACGGTTACTCCTGCTGGTTACAACACGATAGGTGCTATAGATAAAAGGTTTTCCAAAATATTCGAAAGGAGGAACATCCATGCTTAA
- a CDS encoding cyclic lactone autoinducer peptide yields the protein MLKGLVVRVSTSIASVIALIAAMDVGTASAWFLYQPEAPEELRKS from the coding sequence ATGCTTAAAGGGTTGGTTGTAAGGGTAAGTACCAGTATTGCTTCCGTAATCGCCTTAATAGCAGCAATGGATGTGGGAACCGCAAGCGCTTGGTTTTTGTATCAGCCAGAAGCACCTGAAGAATTAAGAAAGTCCTGA
- a CDS encoding sensor histidine kinase, with protein sequence MQEYTWYSFFFTSIPEEILMAAIAYSLCFKHPLKEIKKIILYGLILAVIIGSLNWLNPPFVIRVLIQLPILMVSFYLLFRVRWILVFASIVLSYIIVGIVETIVLFSYMVITETQAQIVLQSTSTYFLISYISFFLLLSLVYILSKLNRPLFRISSKYSMNKKSVILFVIIVFQTFLLVTIGTIVLLDIIGDNGIILYIIIGMLVVLQLTSFVYLRYIIRVFEKETELDAQKAYLDNINKLFSTIRSQRHDFINHVQVMYSFLILQQYEDLKEYMKKMMGEIKQLNRVIIRDNPALSALLQTNLALYEMDQIELKMEIKSNLSEIEINSIDLVRILGNLLNNAREAVMELPPSERKVSIEIKSFENFSMIKVTNYRPLIPENMIEKIFEGGFSTKKNHDGLGLAAVKQLVKKKRAIWKSSAMKKRERLFLSYFLFSKE encoded by the coding sequence ATGCAGGAATATACTTGGTATTCGTTTTTTTTTACATCTATACCCGAAGAAATTCTAATGGCGGCGATCGCTTACTCCCTATGCTTTAAACATCCACTAAAGGAAATAAAGAAAATTATTTTATACGGGCTGATTCTGGCAGTCATCATCGGCAGTTTAAACTGGTTGAATCCCCCGTTTGTCATTCGTGTGTTGATTCAGTTGCCTATTCTTATGGTAAGTTTTTATTTGCTATTCCGTGTGAGATGGATACTTGTTTTTGCCTCTATTGTATTATCTTATATTATTGTAGGCATAGTAGAAACCATTGTCCTGTTTTCATATATGGTTATTACGGAAACTCAAGCTCAAATCGTTTTACAGTCAACGAGCACCTATTTCCTTATATCCTATATATCCTTTTTCCTGTTGCTGTCTTTAGTATACATATTAAGCAAATTAAACCGCCCCTTATTTAGGATTTCTTCTAAGTACTCTATGAATAAGAAATCGGTGATTTTGTTTGTAATAATTGTTTTTCAAACCTTTCTTTTGGTAACAATTGGGACCATTGTCCTATTGGATATCATTGGAGATAATGGTATTATATTATATATTATTATTGGCATGCTAGTTGTTTTGCAACTGACTTCTTTTGTTTATTTACGTTATATAATCAGGGTCTTTGAGAAGGAAACAGAACTTGATGCACAAAAAGCCTATTTAGACAACATTAATAAACTATTTTCTACCATTCGTTCACAGCGGCATGATTTTATTAATCATGTTCAAGTGATGTACTCTTTTTTGATTCTTCAACAGTACGAGGATTTAAAAGAGTATATGAAAAAAATGATGGGTGAAATCAAGCAACTGAATCGGGTCATCATCAGGGATAATCCGGCATTAAGCGCACTCCTTCAGACCAATTTGGCTTTATATGAAATGGATCAGATTGAATTGAAGATGGAGATCAAGTCAAATCTTAGCGAAATCGAGATTAATTCTATCGATTTAGTTCGCATTTTAGGAAATCTGTTAAACAATGCAAGAGAGGCAGTAATGGAATTGCCGCCTTCTGAAAGAAAAGTTTCCATAGAAATCAAAAGTTTTGAAAATTTCAGCATGATCAAGGTAACTAATTATCGGCCTCTTATTCCGGAAAATATGATAGAAAAGATATTTGAAGGCGGTTTTTCAACGAAAAAGAATCATGACGGCTTGGGTCTTGCGGCGGTTAAACAGTTAGTGAAAAAAAAAAGGGCTATATGGAAGTCATCAGCAATGAAGAAGAGGGAACGGCTTTTTCTGTCATATTTCCTGTTTAGCAAGGAGTGA